From Psychroflexus torquis ATCC 700755, the proteins below share one genomic window:
- the pgi gene encoding glucose-6-phosphate isomerase, translated as MPLHTKSPLDSKHWKALETLSKKDYDLKPLFASNSNRFKDFSIHSDDFLVDYSKNLLDKEVLDHLIHLAKEAGLDEAINSYFEGDLINQTEGRAVLHTALRASKNNSAKVEGKDVYGDVQEVLSKIKDFADQVNSGERVSFSGDKFTDVVNIGIGGSDLGPQMIVDALAYYQKDIKPHFVSNVDGDHVMETIKGLNPKTTLFLIVSKSFTTQETLTNANTLRDWFLKSASLQDVKHNFVAVSTNIKAVENFGIDKDNIFPMYDWVGGRFSLWSAAGLSIAVSLGSKHFQELLEGAEEMDHHFKTTDFKTNIPVILALLGIWYNNFLKAESEAVIPYTQYLQKLASYLQQASMESNGKSVDRTGQKTTYQTGTLVWGEPGTNSQHAFFQLIHQGTKLIPSDFIGYKIPLHGNKEHHDILMANYFAQTEALMIGKSKEEVTKELQDLGMKEKDIQKLLPFKVFEGNKPTTSILMDKLTPKSLGKLVAMYEHKIFVQGVIWNIFSYDQWGVELGKQLAKNTLKDIQSSTIEGSHDASTNALLKHFKA; from the coding sequence ATGCCACTACACACAAAGTCTCCTTTAGATTCAAAACACTGGAAAGCTTTAGAGACTCTTTCAAAAAAAGACTATGATTTGAAGCCACTATTCGCTTCAAACTCTAATAGATTCAAAGATTTCTCTATTCATTCTGATGATTTTCTAGTGGATTATTCCAAAAACTTACTCGATAAAGAAGTTTTAGATCACTTAATACACTTAGCAAAAGAGGCGGGTTTGGATGAGGCTATCAATAGTTATTTTGAAGGAGACCTCATCAATCAAACCGAAGGCAGAGCTGTATTACACACAGCTTTAAGAGCCTCTAAAAACAACTCGGCTAAAGTTGAGGGTAAAGATGTTTATGGAGATGTACAAGAGGTATTGTCCAAAATTAAAGATTTTGCAGACCAGGTAAATTCTGGTGAACGCGTATCTTTTAGTGGAGATAAATTTACAGATGTTGTCAATATTGGTATCGGTGGTTCAGACTTAGGCCCACAGATGATTGTAGATGCTTTAGCCTACTACCAAAAGGATATAAAACCTCACTTTGTTTCCAATGTTGATGGAGATCACGTGATGGAAACCATAAAAGGTTTAAATCCCAAAACAACACTTTTTCTTATTGTTTCTAAATCCTTTACTACACAAGAAACTTTGACGAATGCTAATACTCTAAGAGACTGGTTTTTAAAGTCAGCCTCCCTACAAGATGTTAAGCATAATTTTGTAGCTGTTTCTACCAATATAAAAGCAGTAGAAAACTTTGGAATAGATAAAGACAATATTTTCCCGATGTACGATTGGGTTGGCGGAAGATTTTCTCTATGGAGTGCTGCGGGTCTATCGATAGCAGTTAGTCTTGGTTCAAAACATTTTCAAGAGCTTTTGGAGGGTGCCGAAGAGATGGATCACCATTTCAAGACCACAGATTTCAAGACTAATATTCCAGTTATTCTTGCTTTACTTGGTATCTGGTACAATAACTTTTTGAAAGCTGAAAGTGAAGCTGTTATTCCGTACACCCAATACTTACAAAAACTAGCTTCTTATCTTCAACAAGCTTCTATGGAAAGCAATGGTAAAAGCGTGGATAGAACTGGACAGAAAACGACTTATCAAACGGGTACACTTGTTTGGGGTGAACCAGGAACAAACTCACAACACGCGTTTTTTCAGTTAATTCATCAAGGAACCAAGTTGATTCCTTCAGATTTTATTGGATATAAAATTCCATTGCATGGTAACAAAGAACATCATGATATATTGATGGCCAATTATTTTGCCCAAACAGAAGCATTGATGATTGGAAAATCTAAAGAAGAAGTTACAAAAGAGCTTCAAGACTTAGGTATGAAAGAAAAGGATATTCAAAAGCTACTCCCTTTTAAGGTTTTTGAAGGTAATAAGCCTACGACTTCAATTTTAATGGATAAGTTAACTCCAAAGTCATTAGGTAAATTGGTAGCGATGTATGAACATAAAATCTTTGTTCAAGGTGTTATTTGGAATATATTCAGTTATGACCAGTGGGGAGTGGAACTTGGCAAACAACTAGCCAAAAACACGTTGAAAGATATCCAGTCTTCGACTATAGAAGGCTCCCATGATGCTTCTACTAATGCTTTATTAAAGCACTTTAAGGCTTAG
- a CDS encoding YifB family Mg chelatase-like AAA ATPase, with translation MLVKVFGSSVFGVDAEIITVEINMEKGIGYHLVGLPDNAIRESSFRIQAALKNTGFKFPGKKIIVNMAPADMRKEGSAYDLTLALGILSASNQIKSEEIGNYIIMGELSLDGSLQPIRGALPIAIKAKQEGFKGFILPKQNAKEAAIVDDLKVYGVESISEVINFFDKDEPLEPTKINTKEIFYNNLAHPEYDFADVKGQESIKRCMEIAAAGGHNIIMVGPPGSGKTMLAKRLPSILPPMSLQEALETTKIHSVVGRVKENVGLMAERPFRSPHHTISDVALVGGGAYPQPGEISLAHNGILFLDELPEFKRTVLEVMRQPLEDREVTISRAKFTVTYPSSFMLVASMNPSPSGYFNDPDAPVTSSPAEMQRYLGKISGPLLDRIDIHIEVTPVPFEKLSDERRGESSVDIRDRVTKARESQTERFKDSESVHYNAQMSVKHIKTFCKLEESSKALLKAAMEKLNLSARAYDRILKVARTIADLEGSADVTGTHISEAIQYRSLDRDGWLG, from the coding sequence ATGCTAGTTAAAGTCTTTGGAAGTTCGGTTTTTGGAGTAGATGCTGAAATAATTACCGTTGAGATTAATATGGAAAAGGGGATAGGCTATCATCTCGTTGGCCTTCCGGATAATGCTATTCGCGAAAGTAGTTTTAGAATTCAGGCGGCACTCAAGAATACAGGCTTTAAGTTTCCAGGGAAGAAAATCATTGTTAATATGGCGCCAGCAGACATGCGAAAAGAAGGATCTGCTTATGATCTAACTTTGGCTTTAGGAATTCTTTCTGCTTCCAATCAAATTAAATCTGAGGAGATTGGCAATTATATCATTATGGGAGAATTGTCTCTAGATGGGAGTTTACAGCCCATCAGAGGAGCTTTGCCTATTGCTATAAAAGCAAAACAAGAAGGCTTCAAGGGTTTTATTCTACCAAAACAGAACGCCAAAGAGGCTGCTATTGTAGATGATCTGAAGGTGTATGGTGTCGAAAGCATAAGTGAAGTCATTAATTTCTTTGACAAAGACGAACCCTTAGAGCCAACAAAAATAAATACAAAAGAAATCTTTTATAATAACCTAGCTCATCCAGAATATGACTTTGCAGATGTTAAGGGCCAAGAATCCATAAAGCGGTGTATGGAAATTGCAGCAGCTGGAGGACACAATATCATTATGGTAGGGCCACCAGGCTCTGGTAAAACCATGCTGGCAAAACGCTTACCTAGTATTCTCCCACCAATGAGTTTGCAAGAAGCTCTTGAAACGACCAAAATACACTCCGTAGTAGGTCGTGTAAAAGAAAATGTAGGCCTTATGGCAGAACGGCCTTTTAGAAGTCCACATCATACGATATCTGACGTAGCTTTAGTTGGTGGCGGAGCTTATCCTCAACCTGGTGAAATTTCTTTAGCACATAATGGCATTTTATTTTTGGATGAGCTCCCTGAGTTCAAAAGAACAGTTTTGGAAGTGATGCGCCAACCTTTAGAAGATCGCGAAGTCACCATTTCTAGAGCAAAATTCACGGTTACCTATCCCTCTAGTTTTATGCTTGTCGCGAGTATGAACCCAAGTCCAAGTGGTTATTTCAACGATCCAGATGCTCCGGTGACCTCTTCGCCAGCAGAAATGCAACGCTATCTTGGGAAAATTAGTGGCCCCCTTTTAGACAGAATAGATATTCATATAGAAGTGACTCCGGTTCCTTTTGAAAAGCTTAGCGATGAACGCAGAGGGGAAAGCAGCGTCGATATTCGTGATCGAGTGACAAAAGCAAGGGAGTCCCAAACGGAACGTTTTAAGGATTCTGAATCGGTGCATTATAACGCTCAAATGAGTGTGAAACACATTAAAACCTTTTGTAAACTTGAAGAATCCTCTAAAGCACTTTTAAAAGCGGCGATGGAAAAGCTTAACCTTTCTGCTCGGGCATACGACAGGATTTTGAAAGTAGCGAGAACCATAGCCGATCTAGAAGGTTCGGCGGATGTTACAGGAACACATATTTCTGAGGCGATACAGTATAGGAGCTTAGATCGTGATGGGTGGTTGGGTTAA
- a CDS encoding FRG domain-containing protein has protein sequence MDNTYIIRKEKSLIDELKRRGDKLTQSGNLNDWELLVYAQHFGLATQLLDWSTNPLVSLWFACNESKESTGYVYILKQSDENMLDVHKNHSPYEISSSKIFRPILNNERIIAQNGWFTAHSLNDNKFKKLDSEKEFGNKISLIEIPASEKLTMLLKLDILGMNNKTIYPEIEGTCRHIN, from the coding sequence ATGGATAATACTTATATTATAAGAAAGGAAAAATCATTGATTGATGAACTTAAAAGAAGAGGAGATAAATTAACACAATCAGGAAATCTTAATGATTGGGAATTATTAGTTTACGCACAACATTTTGGTCTTGCAACACAATTACTCGATTGGAGCACCAACCCATTAGTTTCATTATGGTTTGCTTGTAATGAAAGTAAAGAATCCACCGGATATGTTTATATATTAAAGCAATCGGATGAAAACATGCTTGATGTTCATAAGAATCACTCACCTTACGAAATAAGCTCGTCTAAAATCTTTAGACCGATCTTAAACAATGAAAGGATTATTGCTCAAAACGGTTGGTTTACAGCTCATTCATTAAATGACAATAAATTTAAAAAATTGGATTCGGAAAAAGAATTTGGAAACAAAATTTCATTAATTGAAATTCCAGCATCCGAAAAATTAACTATGCTCTTGAAGTTAGATATTTTAGGAATGAATAATAAAACGATTTATCCAGAAATAGAAGGTACTTGCAGACACATAAATTGA
- a CDS encoding serine hydrolase domain-containing protein — protein sequence MNTQIRILISITFITSLTCSAFAQDEQNFEYTTPQSLGFSAVKLDSLSKFLASAGSSSLILLVDGKIIFEWGKTNYKHTIHSIRKPLISALYGIYVEKGIIDTTATLQDLNIDDIIPSLSENEKSARIIDLLKARSGVYHDAAANSSGMVSNRPERDEFIPNENYFYNNWDFNVLGAILEQAAGKSVFELFKTEIADPIGMDDYLGEYSQIDGEDENASIPNVDGFYQYEKSKSNYPAYHFRLSARDMAKFGQLYLNNGNWKGKQIIQKSWIEVSTKAYSVTNPGYGIGYGMLWSVLMKNEFRKSSSFYHTGTNVHMLGIYPSSKVVLVHRVDTEKKYTFNQNDFYKMIELVWDSKIE from the coding sequence ATGAATACCCAAATACGAATATTAATTTCCATTACATTTATTACCTCTTTAACATGTTCAGCTTTTGCACAAGACGAACAGAATTTTGAATATACAACTCCGCAAAGTTTAGGTTTTTCCGCTGTAAAGCTTGACTCACTTTCGAAGTTTCTAGCTAGTGCAGGTTCTTCATCACTAATCTTATTAGTTGATGGTAAAATCATTTTTGAATGGGGAAAGACGAATTATAAACATACAATTCACTCAATAAGAAAACCACTTATAAGTGCACTTTATGGGATTTATGTTGAGAAAGGAATAATTGATACTACGGCAACATTACAAGATTTGAATATTGATGATATTATACCCAGTCTTTCAGAAAACGAAAAATCAGCTAGAATTATTGATTTGTTGAAAGCAAGGTCAGGAGTTTATCACGATGCTGCCGCAAACTCTAGTGGAATGGTTTCAAACAGACCCGAAAGAGACGAATTTATACCTAATGAAAACTATTTTTATAATAATTGGGATTTTAACGTTTTAGGAGCTATCCTAGAACAAGCAGCAGGAAAAAGTGTGTTTGAACTTTTTAAAACTGAAATTGCAGATCCAATTGGTATGGATGACTATTTAGGTGAATATTCCCAAATTGATGGTGAAGATGAAAATGCAAGTATTCCTAACGTAGATGGTTTTTATCAATATGAAAAGAGCAAATCAAATTACCCAGCTTATCATTTTAGGCTTTCAGCTAGAGATATGGCTAAATTCGGACAACTATATCTTAACAATGGTAATTGGAAAGGAAAGCAGATAATTCAAAAATCTTGGATTGAAGTAAGTACAAAAGCCTATTCTGTAACAAATCCAGGATATGGAATTGGTTATGGAATGCTGTGGTCTGTTCTTATGAAAAATGAGTTTAGGAAAAGTTCATCTTTTTACCATACAGGCACCAATGTGCATATGTTGGGAATATATCCTTCTTCGAAAGTAGTTTTAGTTCATAGAGTGGATACAGAAAAAAAATACACATTTAACCAAAACGATTTTTATAAAATGATCGAATTGGTTTGGGATTCAAAAATAGAATAA